A section of the Actinomycetota bacterium genome encodes:
- a CDS encoding transposase — translation MPGEGKRGRRLQEVRTYTTMTRSLLVLADRLGELGVTRVVMEATSDYWKAPFYLLEAQGFEVWLVNAKDVKHLPGRPKTDRLDAVWLAKVAERQMLRPSFVPPPAIRRLRDVARYRADLVG, via the coding sequence GTGCCTGGTGAGGGCAAGCGGGGCAGGCGCCTGCAGGAGGTGCGGACCTACACCACGATGACCCGGTCGCTGTTGGTGCTGGCTGATCGGCTGGGTGAGCTGGGCGTGACCCGGGTGGTCATGGAGGCAACCAGCGACTATTGGAAGGCCCCGTTCTACCTGCTAGAGGCCCAGGGGTTTGAGGTCTGGCTGGTCAACGCCAAAGACGTCAAGCACCTGCCGGGCCGGCCCAAGACCGACCGGCTGGACGCGGTGTGGCTTGCCAAGGTCGCCGAGCGGCAGATGCTGCGGCCCAGCTTCGTCCCGCCACCGGCGATCCGTCGGCTGCGGGACGTGGCCCGCTACCGCGCCGATCTGGTGGGG